A genome region from Scleropages formosus chromosome 6, fSclFor1.1, whole genome shotgun sequence includes the following:
- the LOC108922621 gene encoding olfactomedin-like protein 2A, with the protein MWRSCTNTIVCLLVVCQHVTAQSKIFGETEPVRMTSEGSDCRCRCIMRPLTRDACSRLRSGSARPEDFYTVETVSSGSDCRCSCTAPPSSLNPCENEWKMDKLKKQAPELLKLQSMVDLLEGTLYSMDLMKVHSYINKVVTQMNNLEETIRTNLTRENDFVRDSVVALKDQLKRYENYSDIMVSIKKEINSLGLQLLQKDAASPDSKTQETAVGKGKETTKYPSKKTQSSKPPTKPSKEKPEKLAKSKKESARPAKAAKPADPTAKAKAAAHQPGVIRGITYYKAEDTEQSSSSRENAGRAHIANVDKMVQSEHWSHGSDTIPDNTVAPTAAPTTTRIATTTSSTTKPASSTTTMTVAGPERPAPTIALVLDNSNNSSRTFENQAEPECEGTIASVELPKKHHSYGRNEGAWMKDPVAKDSKIYVTNYYYGNNLVEFRNLENFKQGRWSNLYKLPYNWIGTGHVVYNGAFYYNRAFTKNIIKYDLRMRYVAAWTLLHDVVYEDTTPWKWRGHSDIDFAVDESGLWVIYPGVDDDYSQQEFIVISKLDPGDLSVRKETTWRTGLKRNSYGNCFIVCGVLYAVDVYNQKEGEVSYAYDTHTGTEAFPQLAFVNEHAFTTQIDYNPKEKVLYAWDNGHQLTYHLNFVEQ; encoded by the exons ATGTGGAGATCATGTACAAACACGATCGTCTGCCTGTTGGTGGTGTGTCAGCACGTCACCGCACAGAGCAAG ATCTTTGGAGAAACGGAGCCGGTGCGCATGACCTCAGAGGGCTCAGACTGCCGATGCAGGTGCATCATGCGGCCTCTGACGAGGGATGCCTGCAGCCGGCTCCGCAGCGGGAGCGCACGTCCTGAGGACTTCTACACCGTAGAGACTGTTAGCTCTGGCTCTGACTGCCGCTGCTCATGCACAGCGCCTCCCTCCTCACTCAACCCTTGTGAGAATGAGTGGAAGATGGATAAGCTGAAGAAGCAGGCACCGGAACTGCTAAAG CTGCAGTCCATGGTGGACTTGTTGGAGGGAACACTGTACAGCATGGACCTCATGAAAGTTCACTCGTACATCAACAAGGTTGTCACCCAGATGAATAATCTGGAGGAG ACTATTAGGACCAACCTGACCAGGGAGAACGACTTTGTGAGGGATAGTGTGGTTGCCCTAAAGGACCAGCTGAAACGCTATGAGAACTACTCCGACATCATGGTGAGCATAAAGAAAGAGATCAACAGCCTGggcctccagctcctgcagaaGGATGCCGCTTCTCCGGACAGCAAAACTCAG GAAACGGCAGTGGGAAAAGGCAAAGAGACCACCAAGTACCCCAGCAAGAAGACACAGAGCTCTAAGCCACCCACGAAGCCATCCAAAGAGAAGCCAGAGAAGCTGGCAAAGTCCAAGAAGGAGAGTGCGAGGCCTGCCAAGGCAGCCAAGCCTGCAGATCCCACAGCCAAGGCTAAGGCAGCAGCCCATCAGCCTGGCGTTATCAGGGGCATCACCTACTACAAGGCTGAGGACACTGAGCAGagctcctccagcagag AAAATGCCGGCAGAGCTCACATTGCCAATGTGGACAAGATGGTACAATCAGAGCACTGGTCCCACGGCTCTGATACAATCCCGGACAACACTGTAGCCCCCACAGCAGCACCAACCACCACAAGAATCGCAACCACAACAAGCTCCACCACTAAGCCTGCGTCTTCCACCACAACTATGACTGTAGCTGGACCAGAGAGACCAGCCCCAACCATCGCGCTGGTGTTAGACAACTCTAACAACAGCAGTCGCACCTTTGAAAACCAAGCAG AGCCGGAATGTGAGGGGACAATTGCCTCTGTGGAGCTCCCCAAGAAACACCACAGTTACGGGCGAAACGAAGGAGCCTGGATGAAAGATCCAGTTGCCAAGGACTCTAAGATCTATGTCACGAACTATTACTATGGCAACAACCTCGTCGAGTTCCGGAACCTGGAAAATTTCAAACAAG GTCGATGGAGCAACCTGTACAAGCTGCCATACAACTGGATCGGCACAGGCCATGTGGTGTACAATGGCGCCTTCTACTACAACCGGGCCTTCACCAAGAATATCATCAAGTATGACCTGCGCATGCGTTATGTCGCGGCCTGGACGCTGCTACATGATGTGGTTTACGAGGACACAACGCCCTGGAAGTGGCGCGGCCACTCGGACATTGACTTCGCTGTGGACGAGAGTGGCCTGTGGGTCATTTACCCAGGCGTGGATGACGACTACTCCCAGCAGGAGTTTATAGTCATCAGCAAGCTGGACCCAGGCGACCTGTCGGTGCGGAAGGAGACCACATGGCGCACGGGACTGAAGCGCAACTCCTATGGAAACTGCTTCATTGTGTGTGGGGTGCTGTACGCCGTCGATGTGTACAATCAGAAGGAGGGGGAGGTGTCCTATGCCTATGACACGCACACTGGCACGGAGGCCTTTCCCCAGCTGGCCTTCGTCAACGAGCATGCCTTCACCACGCAGATTGACTACAACCCTAAGGAGAAGGTGCTGTATGCATGGGACAATGGACACCAGCTCACCTACCACCTCAATTTTGTGGAGCAGTAG